One part of the Moorena sp. SIOASIH genome encodes these proteins:
- a CDS encoding phospholipid carrier-dependent glycosyltransferase, translated as MKSAEMLKKLDKVLLFALFLGLVFCIYGINWGWVEEWNPDQMGFKELFQAGKLPFNPESFQKPPFHTYFVYFLSVLPFELIGNTLHLSADYINPAKLLWSRMLTVFLFLGSIILVYQICKRFFGVFPARLVTIIFATSAGFISFSHFLTTEIPVMFWMLLSFYFAQNILLYGKLSDYVLAGFCTGIATATKYNGLAIGMGIVVAHVLSLTSRSWRQWKKSLFDKKLIIGLSMVVIGFLVCNPFALLDYSTFWEHFWYNYIVTPVYGGIAEGNSFGEFVVAIQEIIGFPSWLVFLIGFLFCFYSLAVDKEKPLEQKGIVLLFSLFLLYYFKFGSFPRMETRFVMPIVPFGLIISGVFWNKIKGNRRLMIGLLLVILSYNLICSFYVGKRFTEDPRMVAQEWVKTNIEKGSSIESSAYSPQFNKIPEVILTEQRMPDISGRKKKFSRLFKDNPWIMARLQWSTHIRWEKEDKEEDTQWYTLERLIDRKPDYIAVNSRYYNRFIVRLKNDYPSLYKFFSDLLEENYPYHIVFDRESPKVPGWIYPKTIDFIQNRMVIFAKNDLTYNE; from the coding sequence ATGAAGAGTGCTGAAATGCTCAAAAAATTAGACAAAGTTTTGCTATTTGCTCTTTTCTTGGGTCTAGTTTTCTGTATCTACGGGATTAATTGGGGATGGGTGGAAGAATGGAATCCTGACCAAATGGGCTTTAAAGAACTTTTTCAAGCTGGAAAATTACCTTTCAATCCAGAGTCATTTCAGAAGCCACCTTTTCATACCTATTTTGTTTACTTTTTATCTGTTTTACCCTTTGAATTAATCGGCAATACTCTACATCTATCCGCCGATTATATTAATCCAGCTAAACTCCTATGGTCAAGAATGCTAACAGTTTTTCTGTTTTTAGGTTCAATTATTTTAGTCTATCAGATCTGCAAGAGGTTTTTTGGGGTTTTCCCAGCTCGCCTAGTGACAATTATTTTTGCTACCAGCGCAGGCTTCATCAGCTTTAGTCATTTTTTGACAACAGAGATTCCCGTAATGTTTTGGATGTTATTATCCTTCTATTTCGCTCAAAATATTTTGTTATATGGCAAGTTATCGGATTATGTTCTAGCTGGTTTTTGCACAGGAATTGCCACAGCTACTAAATATAATGGTTTGGCAATAGGAATGGGAATTGTTGTTGCTCATGTTCTTTCCTTGACTTCGAGATCATGGAGGCAATGGAAAAAATCACTGTTCGACAAAAAACTTATTATTGGTCTTTCGATGGTCGTTATTGGTTTTTTGGTATGCAATCCCTTTGCCTTACTTGACTATTCTACTTTTTGGGAGCATTTTTGGTACAACTATATTGTCACCCCTGTCTATGGGGGAATTGCAGAAGGGAATAGTTTTGGGGAATTTGTTGTCGCCATCCAAGAAATTATCGGTTTCCCATCATGGTTAGTGTTTTTGATTGGCTTCTTATTTTGTTTTTATAGTCTTGCTGTAGACAAGGAAAAACCCCTCGAACAGAAAGGGATAGTGTTACTTTTTAGTTTATTTTTATTATATTATTTTAAGTTTGGCTCTTTTCCGAGAATGGAAACTCGATTCGTCATGCCAATAGTTCCTTTTGGTTTAATTATTTCTGGTGTATTCTGGAATAAAATCAAGGGAAATCGGCGGTTAATGATTGGACTTTTACTAGTTATTTTAAGTTACAATTTGATTTGCAGTTTTTATGTGGGTAAGCGTTTTACAGAAGACCCTAGAATGGTAGCTCAAGAGTGGGTAAAAACAAATATTGAAAAGGGAAGTTCAATAGAATCGAGTGCCTATTCTCCACAATTTAATAAGATACCAGAGGTTATTTTAACAGAACAAAGAATGCCAGATATTAGCGGGCGGAAAAAAAAGTTTAGCCGTCTATTTAAAGATAATCCCTGGATAATGGCACGCCTGCAGTGGTCAACACATATACGCTGGGAAAAGGAAGATAAAGAAGAAGATACACAATGGTATACCCTGGAGAGATTGATAGACCGAAAACCAGACTATATTGCGGTTAATTCCCGCTACTACAACAGATTTATTGTCCGTCTTAAAAATGACTATCCTTCCCTATACAAATTTTTTAGCGATCTTTTAGAGGAAAACTATCCTTATCACATTGTATTTGACCGAGAATCTCCAAAGGTTCCAGGATGGATTTATCCTAAAACTATTGATTTTATTCAGAATAGAATGGTGATTTTTGCCAAAAATGATTTGACCTATAACGAATAA
- a CDS encoding isoaspartyl peptidase/L-asparaginase, whose protein sequence is MFVKTVCPKVIIHGGAGSSIKGKGGADAIRKSLHSIIEEIYALLVNGSSATDAVVRGCQLLEDDPRFNAGTGSVLQSDGQIRMSASLMEGQSQRFSGVINVSRVQHPIQLAEALQGSDDRVLSDYGAAELLRDLQLPVYNPMTKLRLQEWLQERQANFSHKMAGVIAEDELVTSSEARRGTIGVVVLDGRGHLAAGTSTGGKGFERIGRVSDSAMPAGNYATANAAVSCTGIGEDIMEECLAARIVVRVTDGLSLVNAMERSFKEARKNQRDFAAIALDANGAIAWGKTSEVLLAAYHTGEKIVDTLNMTKDVEFLSI, encoded by the coding sequence ATGTTTGTGAAGACGGTGTGTCCCAAAGTCATTATCCACGGTGGTGCTGGTAGTTCTATCAAAGGTAAAGGAGGGGCTGATGCGATTCGCAAGTCCCTCCACTCAATTATTGAGGAGATTTATGCCTTGTTAGTGAACGGTAGTAGTGCGACTGATGCTGTTGTCCGAGGCTGCCAACTCTTAGAAGATGACCCGCGCTTTAATGCTGGAACCGGTTCGGTGTTGCAATCAGATGGGCAAATCCGGATGAGTGCGTCCCTGATGGAAGGTCAATCTCAGCGCTTCAGCGGTGTGATTAATGTGTCGCGAGTGCAGCATCCGATTCAGCTGGCAGAAGCGTTGCAAGGCTCCGATGACCGCGTGCTGTCGGACTATGGAGCGGCAGAATTGTTACGAGACCTTCAACTCCCGGTTTACAATCCTATGACGAAGCTGCGGTTACAAGAGTGGCTCCAAGAAAGGCAGGCCAATTTTAGCCATAAGATGGCGGGAGTTATTGCTGAGGACGAATTGGTGACGAGCTCTGAAGCTCGACGGGGAACCATTGGTGTGGTTGTACTAGATGGCCGGGGTCATCTGGCAGCAGGGACCTCTACTGGTGGTAAGGGTTTTGAACGGATTGGTCGCGTCAGCGACTCGGCGATGCCAGCAGGAAATTACGCTACGGCTAATGCAGCAGTGAGCTGCACCGGTATCGGGGAAGACATTATGGAAGAGTGTCTTGCAGCACGGATTGTGGTGCGAGTCACTGATGGTTTATCCCTGGTGAATGCCATGGAGCGTTCATTTAAGGAAGCTCGGAAGAATCAGCGAGATTTTGCCGCTATCGCTCTAGATGCTAATGGCGCGATCGCATGGGGCAAAACTAGCGAAGTTCTGCTAGCGGCTTATCATACTGGCGAAAAGATTGTGGATACGTTGAATATGACTAAGGATGTGGAATTTTTGTCGATTTAA
- a CDS encoding FdhF/YdeP family oxidoreductase: MLRQPKKSWTPSHWANWKPFGIGEQYPNNYWEVFRAAWENRDELSYAWDILNQGVCDGCALGTTGMKDWTVDGVHVCNVRLRLLRMNTMPAFDPQILADVSQLQKKKSIQLRDLGRLPYPMMRQRGQKGFRRISWDKALELISDSLRNSFPSPIDTTTNRFSVYLTSRGTVNETYYAAQKAVRAIGTNNIDNAARICHSPSTAGLKGGLGVAATTCSYKDWIGTDLLVFIGSNVANNQPVTVKYLHWAKKAGTKIVVINTYQEPGMERYWVPSIPESALFGTKFAEDFFLINMGGDMAFLNGTLKEMIANHWVDLSFIKNHTTNFEQLKATLANQSWEELEQLSGTSREHMYAFAKMLAQADKAVFVWSMGITQHQCGEDNVRAIINLALAKGFVGREGCGLMPIRGHSGVQGGAEMGCYATVFPGGKPITPENAAKLSQQWQFEVPTTKGLTAAEMIDAAHSGELDIVFSVGGNFLEVLPEPDYIKEALQRIPLRVHMDIVLSSQMLVEPGETVVLLPATTRYEIPGGVTETSTERRVIFSPEIPGPRIGEARPEWEVFMELARRVRPDLADKLHFDSTAAIRAEIAQVIPQYAGIQHLKEAGDQFQYGGSHLCFGWNFPTPDGLAHFSSLSPPKLELPEGHFLVATRRGKQFNSMVQEQKDAITGAKRKAVLMSRVDAKKLGLNHGDAVILRNQQGQFQGHIHIAPITPGNLQVHWPEGNVLLDKGKRSPEVDIPDYNALVRLEKI; this comes from the coding sequence ATGCTGCGTCAACCCAAAAAAAGCTGGACTCCTTCCCACTGGGCAAACTGGAAACCATTCGGTATTGGTGAACAATACCCGAACAATTATTGGGAAGTCTTCAGAGCAGCTTGGGAAAACCGAGACGAGTTATCCTATGCTTGGGATATCCTAAATCAGGGAGTGTGCGACGGTTGCGCCCTTGGAACTACTGGTATGAAAGACTGGACTGTTGATGGGGTCCATGTCTGTAATGTCCGGCTGCGGTTGTTGCGGATGAATACCATGCCAGCATTTGACCCCCAAATCTTAGCAGATGTCTCCCAGCTTCAGAAGAAAAAAAGTATCCAACTGCGGGATTTGGGACGGCTTCCTTACCCCATGATGCGGCAACGAGGGCAGAAAGGATTCCGTCGAATTAGCTGGGATAAAGCACTTGAATTAATCAGCGATTCCCTACGGAATAGTTTCCCTTCACCCATCGATACCACCACTAACCGATTCAGCGTTTATCTAACCAGTAGAGGTACAGTAAATGAAACCTACTACGCTGCCCAAAAAGCAGTGCGGGCAATCGGGACTAATAATATAGATAATGCTGCTCGCATCTGCCATTCTCCCAGTACCGCTGGACTTAAAGGCGGATTAGGGGTAGCAGCTACTACCTGTTCTTATAAAGATTGGATTGGCACAGATTTATTAGTATTCATTGGCTCTAACGTTGCCAACAATCAGCCAGTTACAGTTAAGTATCTCCACTGGGCTAAGAAGGCTGGTACCAAAATCGTGGTAATTAACACTTACCAAGAACCAGGTATGGAACGCTATTGGGTGCCTTCGATACCAGAAAGTGCCTTATTTGGTACTAAATTTGCCGAAGACTTCTTTTTAATCAATATGGGTGGGGATATGGCATTCCTCAATGGCACCCTTAAAGAAATGATTGCTAACCATTGGGTAGACTTATCCTTCATCAAAAATCATACGACTAATTTTGAGCAATTAAAAGCAACCCTCGCTAACCAATCCTGGGAAGAACTAGAACAGCTTTCCGGTACTTCCCGTGAACATATGTATGCCTTTGCCAAGATGCTAGCTCAAGCTGATAAAGCTGTGTTTGTCTGGAGCATGGGTATTACCCAGCATCAGTGTGGGGAAGATAATGTGCGAGCCATCATTAACCTAGCCTTAGCCAAAGGGTTTGTTGGTCGAGAAGGCTGTGGGTTAATGCCGATTCGGGGTCACTCTGGGGTGCAAGGAGGAGCAGAAATGGGATGCTATGCCACGGTTTTTCCTGGTGGTAAGCCCATTACTCCAGAAAATGCTGCCAAGCTCAGCCAACAATGGCAGTTTGAGGTTCCCACCACCAAAGGATTAACAGCAGCGGAAATGATTGATGCTGCCCATTCAGGGGAGTTGGATATAGTATTTTCCGTCGGAGGCAATTTCCTGGAAGTGTTGCCAGAACCGGATTATATCAAAGAGGCACTACAGCGAATCCCTCTGAGAGTCCATATGGATATTGTCCTCTCCAGTCAAATGTTAGTAGAACCTGGAGAAACCGTAGTCTTGTTACCAGCCACGACTCGCTACGAAATCCCAGGGGGAGTAACTGAAACCAGTACCGAGAGACGGGTGATTTTCAGTCCAGAAATTCCTGGCCCTCGGATTGGGGAAGCCCGTCCGGAGTGGGAAGTCTTTATGGAACTAGCAAGGCGAGTCCGTCCGGATTTGGCAGATAAATTACATTTTGATAGCACAGCGGCGATTCGGGCAGAAATTGCCCAGGTTATCCCCCAGTATGCTGGTATCCAACATCTGAAGGAAGCCGGTGATCAGTTCCAGTATGGCGGTTCCCATCTTTGCTTTGGCTGGAATTTCCCCACACCGGATGGGTTAGCCCATTTTTCCTCCTTATCTCCACCGAAGCTAGAACTGCCAGAAGGTCATTTCCTAGTAGCCACCAGACGAGGTAAACAATTTAACAGCATGGTGCAAGAACAGAAAGATGCCATTACTGGGGCAAAGCGAAAGGCCGTGCTGATGAGTCGGGTGGATGCTAAAAAACTGGGATTAAACCATGGCGATGCCGTAATTCTGAGGAATCAACAGGGTCAATTCCAAGGACACATCCATATCGCACCGATTACACCAGGAAATTTACAGGTACATTGGCCTGAGGGAAATGTGCTATTGGATAAAGGTAAGCGATCGCCTGAAGTAGATATTCCAGACTACAATGCTTTGGTTCGACTGGAGAAGATTTAA
- a CDS encoding HEAT repeat domain-containing protein, which translates to MTWEIASVVAKSVAPILGIKIKTRLTPADIHKAVEQGLKAALMREEPLAPEQRLFYYSAPDAIAFFLEDFFQDREVQEELHKPLQEENKAPLTSLLVEKFKQVASNYAPTQPQDSFILPWMETFVKTYTEKTSSYLQFQLTKDNYFQQISNKIDHVKFAGMLVATQHGNHSLKLDQIFVMPEVEVLHPLESRAFHPQVALPGKQWQPLRTQTVKKTLAQYLSAVKTWQANSAKSRNVMLLGASGSGKTTLMNYVAVMLAQKQPEAMGLAPDLDWLPILIDIRDWVEYSDISILDYARQFAEKTLLVKSLPKGFFEHWLEDGRTLILLDGLDQVTEPAKGEQVVGKINDFIQQFPNNWVIITCDNSSYHNSNFLWEFYRNEEFYRYQIQSFDDSQIEEFIQRWYYSQIQDKGEAQRLKESLSKVLYEHQQIRRLARNPLLLTIITLIHRYHFRLPLERYQLYDQAVDLLLTSWDNKPDISPDISNNQKLKYLGLNDCRRLMERLGYWMHTQESKTEKEGRIVINRDELIAWFGREIKNLKQIQLYEAKAEAKRLVNLISVRVAAPKEHRTGILTQQGLDGYAFIHKIFQDYLCAQEINYQADNEENFEIILNHIQDYLHDSHWQDVLLLLIAQLKPKKAAKAIQEILNHDSEYESWLHRDLLFAATCISENPQPLKIADNSLLQEILAALVTLAASDSRRVGYQLHQQVFQTLSDLNQTEIKLDLLQLFKDRANSQKDTQSQESQVELGQNQLGQNQLGQNPTVLKTFLAGLEDNNNTVRHQASEILTSDRLNKLDSPDYYLTTLHHNSLPKNIHNLSLSAIFRLDNTSESLVNTLLSWLKDDDATVRSEAALALGELGQVSELVVNSLLMRLNDKNSRVRYSSIWALGKLKQPGKTVVSALLTRLNDQNSRVRCLSASVLGKLDQRSETVVSGLVTSLKDQDSDLRCAAATALGQLVDTPRSKDAGILCSQTRLAQPGQSQEE; encoded by the coding sequence ATGACCTGGGAAATTGCTTCTGTTGTTGCTAAATCTGTTGCCCCTATTTTAGGGATAAAAATTAAAACTAGGCTAACTCCTGCCGACATCCACAAAGCAGTAGAGCAAGGACTCAAAGCTGCCCTAATGCGAGAAGAACCTTTGGCACCAGAGCAGCGCCTTTTCTATTACTCTGCTCCTGATGCGATCGCGTTTTTTCTGGAAGACTTTTTCCAAGATAGGGAAGTACAGGAGGAATTACACAAACCCCTCCAAGAGGAGAACAAAGCACCATTAACCTCTTTGCTTGTGGAGAAATTTAAGCAGGTAGCCTCAAACTATGCCCCCACTCAACCACAAGATAGTTTTATCCTTCCCTGGATGGAAACCTTTGTCAAGACTTATACTGAGAAAACCAGCAGTTATTTACAATTTCAACTAACTAAGGACAACTATTTCCAGCAAATTTCCAACAAGATTGATCATGTTAAGTTTGCTGGGATGTTGGTAGCGACCCAGCATGGAAACCATTCCCTTAAGCTTGACCAAATTTTTGTCATGCCTGAGGTGGAAGTGTTACATCCTCTAGAGTCGCGGGCTTTTCACCCTCAGGTAGCATTACCAGGTAAGCAATGGCAACCATTGCGTACGCAAACGGTTAAAAAAACTCTTGCCCAATATTTATCAGCCGTAAAAACCTGGCAGGCTAATTCTGCTAAATCCCGAAACGTCATGTTACTGGGTGCGTCTGGTTCAGGTAAAACTACCTTGATGAATTATGTTGCTGTCATGTTAGCCCAGAAGCAACCAGAAGCAATGGGGTTAGCGCCAGATCTTGACTGGCTGCCGATTTTAATTGATATTCGGGATTGGGTCGAGTATTCAGATATCAGTATTCTAGACTATGCACGGCAGTTTGCTGAAAAAACCCTATTGGTTAAATCCCTGCCTAAAGGTTTCTTTGAACATTGGCTGGAGGATGGACGAACATTGATTTTGCTCGATGGGCTTGATCAAGTCACAGAACCAGCCAAAGGTGAGCAAGTCGTAGGTAAAATTAATGATTTTATCCAGCAATTTCCTAACAATTGGGTAATTATAACCTGCGATAATTCCAGTTACCATAACTCAAATTTTCTCTGGGAGTTTTACAGGAACGAAGAATTTTATCGCTATCAAATTCAGTCCTTTGATGACAGTCAAATAGAGGAATTTATTCAGCGCTGGTACTATAGTCAGATTCAAGACAAAGGAGAAGCACAACGACTTAAAGAAAGCCTGAGCAAAGTGCTATATGAGCATCAGCAGATTAGACGCCTGGCACGAAACCCCCTATTGTTGACAATTATTACCCTAATTCACCGCTATCATTTCCGATTGCCTTTGGAGCGCTATCAGCTTTATGACCAGGCAGTAGACCTGTTATTAACCTCCTGGGATAATAAACCAGATATTAGTCCAGATATTAGTAATAATCAGAAGCTGAAATATCTGGGATTGAATGATTGCAGACGATTGATGGAACGTCTCGGGTATTGGATGCATACCCAGGAGAGTAAAACGGAGAAAGAAGGTAGGATAGTAATTAATCGAGATGAACTGATTGCTTGGTTTGGTAGAGAAATTAAAAACCTGAAACAGATTCAGTTATACGAGGCCAAGGCAGAGGCAAAACGGTTGGTTAATTTGATTAGCGTTCGCGTAGCGGCTCCAAAGGAGCATCGCACTGGCATTTTAACACAACAAGGGTTGGATGGTTACGCCTTTATCCATAAAATATTTCAAGACTATCTGTGTGCTCAAGAAATTAACTATCAAGCCGATAATGAAGAAAATTTTGAGATTATCCTGAATCATATCCAAGACTATCTCCATGACTCCCACTGGCAAGACGTGTTGCTGCTACTAATTGCTCAGCTTAAACCAAAAAAAGCCGCGAAAGCAATTCAGGAAATTTTAAATCACGACAGTGAGTATGAGTCTTGGTTACATCGGGATTTATTATTTGCTGCCACTTGCATTAGCGAAAATCCTCAACCCTTGAAGATAGCAGATAATTCCCTACTGCAAGAAATTTTAGCAGCATTAGTTACCCTAGCAGCCAGTGATTCACGGCGAGTTGGTTACCAACTCCATCAGCAAGTCTTTCAAACCCTTTCCGACTTGAATCAGACTGAGATTAAACTTGACCTTTTACAACTATTCAAAGATAGAGCAAACTCTCAGAAAGATACACAATCCCAGGAAAGCCAAGTAGAATTAGGGCAAAACCAATTAGGGCAAAACCAATTAGGGCAAAACCCGACAGTCCTCAAAACCTTTTTGGCAGGGCTAGAAGATAATAATAATACCGTGCGTCACCAGGCCAGTGAGATATTAACTAGTGATAGATTAAATAAATTAGATTCTCCTGACTATTATCTGACTACTCTCCATCACAATAGTCTTCCAAAAAATATTCATAACTTATCACTAAGCGCTATTTTCAGATTAGACAATACTTCAGAAAGCTTAGTAAATACACTGCTGAGCTGGCTAAAAGATGACGATGCTACGGTTCGTTCTGAAGCAGCTTTAGCATTAGGTGAATTGGGTCAGGTTTCTGAGCTAGTCGTGAATAGCTTGTTGATGCGGTTAAACGATAAAAATTCTCGTGTTCGTTACTCCAGTATCTGGGCATTGGGCAAATTGAAGCAGCCTGGTAAAACCGTTGTGAGTGCGTTATTGACAAGGCTAAACGATCAAAATTCTCGTGTTCGCTGCTTGAGTGCTTCGGTCTTGGGTAAATTAGACCAGCGTAGTGAAACCGTAGTCAGTGGTTTAGTCACATCCCTCAAAGATCAAGATTCTGATCTCCGTTGTGCCGCCGCTACTGCTTTAGGTCAGTTAGTTGACACTCCCCGGTCTAAAGACGCGGGGATTCTTTGTTCACAGACTCGACTTGCTCAACCAGGCCAGAGCCAGGAAGAGTAG
- a CDS encoding RNA-guided endonuclease TnpB family protein, translating to MIILEFKAKGKKSQYQAIDEAIRTVRFIRNSCIRLWMDNKGTGKYDLSKYCKILAKQFPFANELNSTARQAAAERAWSSIGRFYDNCKKKVPGKKGFPKFQKRGRSVEYKQSGWKLSPDKKSITFTDKKGIGKLKLKGTWDLWRETAKQIKRVRIVRRADGYYVQFCVSVDIAEELEPTGSAIGLDVGLKDFYTDSVGNAEPNPRFYRTGEKRLKFYQRRVSRKKKGSANRKKAINKLGRTHLKISRQREEHAKRLARCVIRSNDLVAYEDLRVKNLVKNHCLAKSINDAGWYQFRKWMEQFGIKFGKVTVAVNPAYTSQNCSRCGEVVKKSLSTRTHVCKCGCRLDRDYNAAINILKRALSTVGHTGTWILDPNALGDLASTLPGSGLVEQVESVNKESPRL from the coding sequence ATGATCATATTAGAGTTTAAAGCTAAAGGCAAAAAGTCCCAGTATCAAGCCATTGATGAAGCTATCCGGACAGTTAGATTTATCCGAAACTCTTGCATTCGTCTATGGATGGATAATAAAGGGACGGGAAAATACGACCTTAGCAAATATTGCAAAATATTAGCTAAACAGTTCCCATTTGCTAATGAATTAAACTCTACCGCTCGACAAGCTGCTGCTGAAAGAGCATGGTCATCGATTGGCCGTTTCTATGACAACTGCAAGAAGAAGGTACCTGGTAAAAAGGGTTTTCCTAAATTCCAAAAACGTGGCAGGTCAGTCGAATACAAACAATCAGGCTGGAAATTATCCCCTGATAAAAAGTCAATCACCTTCACTGACAAGAAAGGAATTGGGAAACTCAAGCTCAAAGGTACATGGGACTTGTGGCGCGAGACCGCGAAGCAAATCAAGAGGGTTAGGATAGTCCGTCGAGCCGATGGATACTATGTCCAGTTCTGTGTTTCAGTTGACATAGCGGAAGAACTGGAGCCAACTGGGAGCGCTATTGGATTAGACGTCGGACTAAAGGACTTCTATACTGATTCCGTTGGGAACGCTGAACCTAACCCCCGGTTTTATCGGACTGGAGAAAAGCGTCTAAAATTTTATCAACGTCGGGTTTCCCGAAAAAAGAAAGGCTCTGCTAACCGTAAGAAAGCTATTAATAAACTAGGTAGAACACACCTCAAAATAAGTAGGCAGCGTGAGGAACATGCCAAGAGACTGGCACGTTGCGTAATCCGGTCTAACGATCTGGTCGCTTATGAAGATTTGAGGGTCAAAAATCTGGTCAAAAACCATTGTCTTGCCAAGTCAATTAATGATGCAGGTTGGTATCAGTTTCGGAAATGGATGGAACAGTTTGGTATTAAGTTCGGGAAGGTAACTGTTGCAGTTAATCCTGCTTATACTAGCCAAAATTGTTCTAGGTGCGGTGAAGTAGTGAAAAAGTCTTTATCGACTAGAACCCATGTATGTAAGTGTGGTTGCAGGCTTGATAGAGATTATAATGCTGCAATCAACATCCTAAAAAGAGCCTTAAGTACTGTGGGGCACACAGGAACTTGGATCCTAGATCCGAACGCTTTGGGAGATTTGGCCTCTACTCTTCCTGGCTCTGGCCTGGTTGAGCAAGTCGAGTCTGTGAACAAAGAATCCCCGCGTCTTTAG
- a CDS encoding HEAT repeat domain-containing protein has translation MIFGNGQLGNLSETVVSALLPQLEDQDSDVRCATIKALSQLGNSSQVVITALLGCLKDEESGVRASAAETLAELGKPSSYVSSALAQWIELHQSSDYVGSGIDALWNLEIAQ, from the coding sequence ATAATTTTTGGTAATGGTCAATTAGGGAACCTTTCTGAAACAGTTGTCAGTGCCCTACTACCACAGCTAGAGGATCAAGATTCTGATGTACGTTGTGCCACTATTAAAGCCTTAAGCCAGTTGGGTAATTCTTCTCAAGTTGTGATCACTGCTTTGCTGGGGTGCCTAAAAGATGAGGAGTCTGGTGTACGGGCCTCAGCAGCTGAGACCTTGGCTGAGTTAGGTAAACCATCTAGTTATGTGTCCAGTGCTCTTGCACAATGGATTGAGCTGCACCAATCCTCAGACTATGTGGGTAGTGGGATTGATGCTCTATGGAATTTGGAGATCGCACAGTAG
- a CDS encoding DUF2256 domain-containing protein: protein MTRQQLKSNLPTKICPVCQRSFTWRKKWQDCWEEVKYCSERCRRRKSGVKQR, encoded by the coding sequence ATGACACGCCAGCAATTGAAATCGAACCTGCCAACAAAAATTTGCCCTGTTTGTCAACGTTCCTTTACATGGCGCAAAAAATGGCAAGATTGTTGGGAGGAAGTCAAATATTGCTCAGAGCGCTGTCGCAGACGGAAATCTGGCGTGAAGCAGAGATGA